A genomic segment from Aegilops tauschii subsp. strangulata cultivar AL8/78 chromosome 1, Aet v6.0, whole genome shotgun sequence encodes:
- the LOC141033832 gene encoding uncharacterized protein encodes MLPSKDVIRIRYFGTRCSFQPDVDGLCLPEAILSGHGGAVHRLCIPACYLPYRPSTVDTWLRSPRVKNLQVLEFYYMFPRFVGKTITLPHEFSSSAPSPPTSTLLFSSSLHTVTFSLCQIPDKYAESFKLPLLKRLWFLEVDISDVSLQIIINHGCPALEWLLLVCNNLDDCIRINSAKVELICILCENGELVVEDAPSLKRLIHDIQSRQLQITVFSASKLECLGNFYERFPESKIVFGSTVIEALSVVSLSVAVQSVKTLLIHMSLNLDKVVALMRFFPSLENLFIEGGVCREEGVTNKWRHKHREFLKQHDIRLNTVKLEQYVHCKKNIEFATFFILNAKELETMRLKFLSPPDNITEGFYEHQEEVLQWGNKASRSARLILSGLDFQLELYALSVSLSGTCFYALQS; translated from the exons ATGCTCCCCAGCAAGGATGTCATTCGCATTAGATATTTTGGAACTCGGTGCAGTTTCCAACCTGACGTTGATGGTTTGTGCCTTCCGGAAGCCATCCTCTCCGGCCATGGGGGTGCAGTTCATCGCCTCTGCATTCCGGCATGCTACCTCCCCTACAGACCCTCTACAGTTGACACCTGGCTTCGATCCCCAAGAGTGAAGAATCTCCAGGTTCTCGAGTTCTACTACATGTTCCCACGTTTCGTGGGAAAAACCATCACACTACCACACGAATTCTCTTCGTCCGCGCCCTCACCACCGACTTCCACACTGTTGTTTTCCTCCTCACTGCACACCGTCACATTTTCTCTTTGCCAGATACCTGATAAGTATGCAGAATCGTTCAAACTTCCACTGCTTAAGAGGCTTTGGTTTTTGGAGGTTGATATATCAGACGTCTCACTGCAAATCATAATCAACCATGGTTGCCCTGCCCTCGAGTGGCTCCTGCTTGTTTGCAATAACCTGGACGACTGCATCAGAATAAACTCAGCCAAAGTTGAACTCATCTGTATCCTCTGTGAGAATGGTGAACTCGTTGTTGAGGATGCGCCCTCACTTAAACGACTGATTCATGATATTCAGAGCCGGCAGTTGCAGATAACTGTCTTCTCTGCATCTAAACTTGAGTGTCTGGGCAATTTTTACGAAAGATTTCCTGAATCCAAGATTGTTTTTGGCTCTACAGTTATCGAG GCTTTGTCTGTAGTCAGCCTATCAGTGGCGGTTCAATCTGTGAAGACCCTGCTTATCCACATGTCATTAAATCTGGACAAGGTTGTTGCCTTAATGCGATTCTTTCCTAGCCTAGAGAACTTGTTTATCGAG GGAGGAGTATGCCGCGAGGAAGGTGTAACAAACAAGTGGCGCCACAAGCACCGGGAGTTTCTCAAACAGCATGACATTCGTCTAAATACAGTAAAGCTGGAACAATATGTACACTGCAAGAAAAACATTGAATTTGCAACGTTCTTTATTCTAAATGCAAAGGAGTTAGAGACTATGAGGCTTAAGTTTCTCTCCCCCCCAGACAACATCACTGAAGGATTTTATGAACATCAAGAAGAGGTGCTTCAATGGGGCAACAAGGCTTCCAGAAGTGCTCGCCTTATATTGTCAGG TTTGGATTTCCAGCTTGAACTTTATGCACTGTCTGTAAGCTTGTCAGGAACTTGTTTTTATGCTCTTCAGTCGTGA